One segment of Desulfurellaceae bacterium DNA contains the following:
- a CDS encoding LLM class flavin-dependent oxidoreductase, whose amino-acid sequence AGFAGFGHPEHHLQIEGMEATGSPGLLSMFIGQHSERLRVDVLGYVLNTHNPLRVAEDVAMMDHMLQGRLNVAFVRGYQARWVQNYATRPGVEAVGHWNKKQASDLLNRRVFEEGVAIIKKAWTQDTFCHRGEFWQFPPPGATNPHPMEAYTRYGAGVTKDMHIEQVGIAPRPYQKPYPPLYAGFTHNTESIRYWAREGGKPIIILLHEELCARLQNIYREEADKAGRTVPPGTELALGGQLVVTDSAAQTQRALADTRWFWDKWGIPFGLGVAEPLIGDADSVSRKIELAIKIGTDEMFFLIGDGLLPRDVVLRSFELFAEKVMPR is encoded by the coding sequence GCCGGCTTTGCCGGCTTCGGCCATCCCGAGCATCACCTGCAGATCGAGGGTATGGAGGCGACCGGCAGCCCCGGTCTGCTGAGCATGTTCATCGGCCAGCATTCCGAGCGGCTGCGCGTCGACGTGCTGGGCTATGTGCTCAACACCCATAATCCGCTGCGGGTGGCCGAGGATGTAGCCATGATGGATCATATGCTGCAAGGCCGTCTCAACGTCGCCTTTGTCCGAGGCTATCAGGCGCGCTGGGTCCAGAACTATGCCACCCGGCCGGGCGTCGAGGCGGTCGGCCACTGGAATAAAAAACAGGCCTCCGACCTGCTCAACCGGCGGGTGTTTGAAGAAGGCGTGGCGATCATCAAGAAAGCCTGGACCCAGGACACCTTTTGCCACCGGGGCGAGTTCTGGCAGTTCCCGCCTCCAGGCGCCACAAACCCGCATCCCATGGAAGCCTATACCCGCTACGGCGCGGGGGTGACAAAGGATATGCATATCGAACAGGTCGGCATCGCCCCGCGTCCCTACCAAAAGCCCTACCCGCCGCTGTACGCCGGGTTTACCCATAACACCGAGTCGATCCGCTACTGGGCCCGCGAGGGCGGCAAACCGATCATCATTCTCCTGCACGAAGAGCTGTGCGCCCGGCTGCAGAACATCTACCGCGAAGAGGCCGACAAGGCCGGCCGCACCGTCCCGCCCGGCACCGAGCTGGCCCTGGGCGGACAGCTGGTGGTGACCGACAGCGCCGCCCAGACCCAGCGCGCTCTGGCCGACACTCGCTGGTTCTGGGACAAATGGGGCATTCCGTTCGGCCTGGGGGTGGCCGAGCCGTTGATCGGGGACGCGGACAGCGTGTCGCGCAAAATCGAACTGGCGATCAAAATCGGCACCGACGAAATGTTCTTCCTGATTGGCGACGGTCTGCTGCCCCGTGACGTGGTGCTGCGCAGCTTTGAGCTGTTTGCCGAAAAGGTCATGCCGCGCTT
- a CDS encoding type II toxin-antitoxin system HicB family antitoxin: protein MKNEFTAIIEQDGEWYIAYCPEIPGANGQGRTKDAARENLAEAIALILEDRREAGLRGVPPEAIRETVTVS, encoded by the coding sequence ATGAAAAATGAGTTCACAGCGATCATCGAGCAGGACGGGGAATGGTATATTGCCTACTGTCCTGAAATTCCTGGTGCAAACGGTCAGGGCAGAACCAAGGACGCTGCACGCGAGAATTTGGCTGAGGCCATAGCGCTTATCCTTGAGGATCGCCGGGAGGCGGGACTGCGTGGAGTACCGCCAGAGGCCATCCGAGAAACGGTCACCGTCTCATGA